The Rhodococcus sp. B50 DNA window CTGCTGCTGCGGCGCGCGGCGTTCGATTCGATCGACGGCTTCGATTCGCGATACTTCATGTACATGGAGGACGTGGACCTGGGCGACCGGCTCGGCCGGGCGGGTTGGCTCAACGTGTACGTGCCGTCCGCTGTGGTCACCCACGCCAAGGGCCACGCGGCCGGACGGCACCCGGAACTGATGCTCCCGGCACACCACGAGAGTGCCTACCGCTTCCAGGCGGACCGCCACCCCCATCGGTGGCAGGCGCCGCTGAGGTGGGCGTTGCGGGCCGGGCTCGCGGTGCGATCGCGGGTCGCGGTCGCAGCGGCCGTGCGGGAGCGTCGGAACGGGAGGACCGACCAGAACAGTCCGGTCGGCACGACAGTGAACAGGGGAGACGATGACGAGTGAGTCTGCACCGCACACCGATGCGGTGATTCTGGTCGGTGGACAGGGAACGCGGCTACGGCCGCTCACGCTGTCGGCACCCAAGCCGATGCTGCCCACCGCAGGCGTGCCATTCCTCACCCACCTCCTCGCGCGGATCCGTGAGGCAGGCATCAAGCACGTCGTGCTCGGCACCTCGTTCAAGGCCGAGGTCTTCGAGGAGCACTTCGCCGACGGCTCCGACTTCGGCCTCGAGATCGAATACGTCACCGAGACCGAGCCGCTCGGCACCGGCGGCGGTATCCGCAACGTGCTGCCGAAGCTGCGCGCCGACAACGTGATGGTCTTCAACGGCGACGTGCTCGGCGGCACCGATCTCGGCGCGGTGCTCGACACCCACATGCGGACCGAGGCCGACGTGACCCTGCACCTGGTGCGGGTGAGCGATCCGCGTGCCTTCGGCTGCGTCCCCACCGACGACGACGGCCGGGTGACCGCCTTCCTCGAGAAGACCCAGGATCCGCCGACCGACCAGATCAACGCCGGCTGCTACGTCTTCCGCCGCGAGATCATCGAGCAGATCCCCGAGGGCCGTCCGGTCTCGGTGGAGCGGGAGGTGTTCCCGGCGCTGCTGACGGAGGGCAAGAAGGTCTACGGGCATGTGGACGCGGCCTACTGGCGCGACATGGGCACCCCGGAGGACTTCGTCCGCGGCTCGGCCGATCTGGTCCGCGGTATCGCCCCGTCCCCGGCGCTCCCGCCGCAGCGTGGCGAGTCGCTCGTGCATCCGGGTGCCTCCGTGGCCCCGGGCGCGCTGCTCATCGGCGGCACGGTCGTCGGCCGTGGCGCCGAGATCGGGGCGGGTGCCCGCCTGGACGGCGCGGTGATCTTCGACGGTGCACGGGTCGAGGCGGGTGCGGTGGTCGAACGGAGCATCATCGGTTTCGGTGTACGGGTCGGTCCGCGCGCACTGATCCGCGACGGTGTGATCGGTGACGGCGCCGACATCGGTGCGCGGTGCGAACTGCTGCGCGGGGCCCGGGTGTGGCCTGGAGTGAAGATCCCCGACGGCGGTATCCGGTTCAGTACCGACGTGTGAGTCGAGAGGTCGAAGTGAGTTTCGAAAGGTACGTGGCCCTCGGTGATTCGTTCACCGAGGGAGTGGGCGATCCGGATCCGTCCCGTCCCAACGGGTTACGCGGCTGGGCCGATCTCGTCGCCGGCGAGTTGGCGCGCCGATCGGAGAACTTCGCGTACGCGAACCTCGCAATCCGGGGCAGGTTGCTGCGACCGATCATCGACGAGCAGCTCGAGACCGCCGTGGCGATGCGTCCCGATCTCGTGACGATCTACGCCGGCGGCAACAACCTCATGCGTCCGAAGCTCGACCTCGACGCACTCGCGGCGGAATACGAGGAGGCGGTCGGCAAACTCGCCGCAACCGGCGCCCGCGTCCTGATGTGGACGGCCTACGACGGCAGCTGGGCGCCGGTCTTCGGGATCCTGCGCGGCCGCTGGGCCGTGTACAACGAGCTCGTCCGGGAGATCGCCGACCGGCACGGCGCGACCATCGTCGACTTCTGGCGTTTCGACGAGTACCGGGATCTGCGCATGTGGGATTTCGACCGGCTGCACATGTCCGCGGCCGGTCACCACAACATGGCGATCCGCGTGCTCGACCTGCTCGGTGTCGAACACGATCTCGGGCCGGTGGAGTTCGACGAGGCACCCGTCGTCACCCGGGCCCAGGAACGTGCCGCGGACCGCGCGTGGATGCGCGAGTTCCTCGTCCCCTGGATGGGACGGCGACTGCGCGGAGTTTCCTCCGGCGACGGCGTCACCCCGAAGTACCCCGAGCTCGGACCGGTCCGGTTCTGACCTCCGCTCGTCCCGGCGGCTCCGCCGGGACGAGCGTGGGTCTCACGCCCGCCGGGCCGCCGCGAGCCGGACCATGTGCGCGATCGTCTCGTGCTCGGCCTTCTGCGGCAGCGCGTCGACCGGCCACCACTGCAGGTCGGTGGACTCGTCGCTGCGCACCGGCCGGGCGCCTACGGGTGCCGTCACCAGGAATCGCAGGTCGAGGTGCCGGGTGGGCACTCCGAGCGAGCACGTGATCGGATGGGTGTGCGCCGAGAGCAGGTCCGGATCGATCACCAGATCGGTGATGCCCGATTCCTCGGTCGCCTCGCGCAGTGCCGCGTCGACGACCGTCTCGTCCGACGCCTCGCAGTGACCGCCGAGCTGGATCCACCGGCCCACCCGCGGATGCAGGGTGAGCAGCACATTGCGGTGATCGGCGTCGAGGACGATCGACGACGCCGTGATGTGCCCGGGCACGTGCTCGCGCAGGCACCCGTCGGGCGCGGAATCGAGGAACGCCAGCATGGTGTGCCGCAGTGACTCTGCGTCCTCGGAGTCGGTGCGCCAGGCGGTGAGCCGGTCGATCGCGGAGGCGTGCAGGGAACGCGCCGACACGACTACAGCTCCACGAGGGCGTCGCCCGGATCCGCGGGTTCGCGCGGCTCCGGTTCGGTCAGCGGGTAGCCGACGGCAACCGCCCCGAGCGGCGACCATTCGGCGGGCAGCCCGAGCTCTTCGCGGACCACCTCGGGCGCGAAGATCGTCGAACCGATCCAGCAGCTGCCCAGCCCACGAGTGGACAGGGATACCAGCAGGCCCTGGACCGCGGCGCCGGCAGCGACGGTGAACATCGTTGCCTCCGCTGCGGTGCGACGCGCGTCGGGGTAGTGGTGTGCGCCGTCGGGCACCCAGAACGGGACGATCACCTCGGGTGCGTCGTAGAGGATCGCGCCGCGGGCGAGCCGGCGTTCGACGGCCACGGGGTCGAGTCCGTCGCCGTGGAGATCCTCGGCCCACTTCTCGCGCATGCGATCGAGGAGCCGCCGCCGGACCTGTTCGGTCCGCACCCACACGAACCGCACCGGGCGGGTGTGATGGGGTGCGGGGGCGGTCAGGGCCTCGGCGATCGCCTCGCGCAGATCCTCGGGATCGACGGGTTCGGCGGCGAACTGCCGTACCGAGCGGCGCAGCAGAAGTGCCTCGCGCCGGCCGCGTTCGAGGGCCTCCTCGGTACCGAGCCAGAACAGGTCGTCCTCGCCGCTGCGGATCAGGGCGCGGGCAGCGGAGCCGTCGTCCGGCAGGTCGAGTCCGCGCACCACGGCGACGGGTACACCGCCGAGCTTTCCCTTGACCAGATCGCCTGCCGCGGCGATCTCGTCGGCCACCGCCACGGACGTCACCTGCAGTTCGTTGCCCTGCGAATCGTGCGACCCGGCGTAGGCGTGGAGGACGGGGAGCCCGGACGATCCGATCGCGGCGTCGGTCTGGCCGTTGCGCCAGGCGCGACCCATCGTGTCGGTGACCACCACGGCGACCCGGACGCCGAGCAGCGCTCCGATGCGCTCGCGGAGGGCAGATGCGCTCGCGTCGGGATCCTCGGGCAGCAGCGCGAGTTCGGCGCTGTCGACGTTCGATCCGTCGATCCCGGAGGCTGCCTGCACGATGCCCAGCTTGTTCTCGGTGATGAGGGTGCGGCCCTTGCGGGCCAGCACGCGCACGGCCTCCTCGTTCACGAGGCGCCGGCGCAGTGCGTCGCGGGCATCGGGATCGGTGGGCGCGGCGACGATCCGTCCCTCGACCTTCGAGACCACCTTGCTCGTGACGACGAGGACGTCCCCGTCGGTCAGCCACGGTGCGGCCTGTGCGACGGCCGCGGCCAGATCGTCGCCCGGGCGGAACTCGGGAAGCCCGGGGACGGGCAGGATCTCGATCGGGCCGCCCGGCGCGTGATCGCGCACTGCGGGGTCGGCGACGGCGTCCGGCATCACAGGGTCACTCCGGCGAGCTCGAGGGCGACGCGGGCCATGTCGGCCGTCGCGTCGGTGTCGGTCATGAGCAGGGGAACGGACCGGACCTCGACGCCCGGAACCTCGGCGCGGTCGGTCGAATGCACGAGCCACCCGTCGAGAATGCCTGTGCCGGAGCGGGCACCGTAGTACCGGCCGACGGCCTCGGCGGTGGTCTCCACCCCGATGACGTCCAGGCATGCATCGGCCATCCCGCGCAGGGCCTTGCCGTCGATGACGGGGGAGAGACCGACGACCTTCGCGGAGGTGGTGCGCAGCGCGCCCCGGATACCCGGAATCGCGAGGATGGCGCCGACGCTCACGACGGGATTGGACGGGGCCAGCAGGACGGCATCGGCGTTCTCGATCGCCTCAACGACTCCGGGAGCCGGCTTCGCCTCCTCCGCACCGATGTGCGCGAAGCTGTGGGTCGGAACCTGGGCGCGGTGGCGGACCCACCATTCCTCGAAGTGCACGGCGCGCTGGTCACCGTCCTCGGGATCGGTGATGACGACGTGTGTCTCGCTGCGATCGTCGGAGACGGGAAGCAGGGTCACTCCGGGCTTCCATCGGGTGCACAGTGCTTCGGTGACGGCCGAGAGCGGATAGCCGGTCCGCAACATCTGCGTGCGGATGAGGTGTGTGGCTATGTCGCGGTCGCCGAGACCGAACCAGTCGGGGATCGCACCGTAGGCGGCGAGTTCCTCCTTCGCGTTCCAGGTCTCGCCCGCCCTGCCCCAGCCGCGTTCGGTGTCGATCCCACCGCCCAGGGTGTACATGCAGGTGTCGAGGTCCGGACAGATCCTCAGACCGTGCATCCAGACGTCGTCGCCGACGTTGACGATCGCGGTGATGCGGTGTGCCGCGTCCGGATTCGGCTCGACGCCGGGGGAAATATCGAGAAGCCGGCGCAAACCTGAGAGAAAACGCGCCCCACCGACACCTCCGACCAATACAGTCACATTCACGGCCCAAGCCTAAGCGGTGCGTCATCTACCCGGTCGCGCGCCGTCCGAAACGCGTTTCGGCAAAGCGGCCGATGATATGTGAACAACGCCGCTCCGCTTGACCGCGACACACCCGAAGTGTCTAATCACATACATGTCATTCGATAATCGAATTCGAGATCCCTTGCGGTGAACCCGCATTCGAACGAGTATTCGAGGGATGGCAGCGGGTTGATCCCCGGTCATGATTCGGCGCTGCAGGTGAGGAGGGACAATGGCCGGCGAGCGCGACAGCTTCGAGCTCATTCGAAGCGATACTGCAGTCGAGGCTGTCTGTGACTACCCGGACGTCGGGGTGCCCGTCCTGAGTTTGATTTCGGGATTCGGCGACCCTGCGGATGGCGAGGAGCAGTGGCAGGAGCGTGCGCTCTGTGCGCAGACCGATCCGGAGGCATTCTTCCCCGAGAAGGGTGGATCCACCAGAGAGGCCAAGCGCATCTGCATGGGGTGTGAGGTTCGGGACGAATGTCTCGAATACGCCCTCGCTCACGACGAGCGGTTCGGTATCTGGGGCGGGCTTTCCGAGAGGGAACGCCGTCGCCTCAAGCGCGGAATAGTCTGACGAGGAGTTCGGCCCGGTACGGGGAGTACGGGACCGAGTGAAACACCGAGTCCGACGACGAAGGTCGGGTTGCGGCCGTGGGGGACGAGCAACCCGACCTTCGTCATGTTTCCGGACGGTGTTCAGTCCTCGTCGTCCTCGCCGAGCGTCGGATCCACGACTTCCGGCTCGACGCCGAGATAGGTGGCCACCTGGTGCACGAGGACGTCGTGGACCAGGTCCGTCAGATCGTCCGGATCCTTCGCGCGCACCTCGAGAGGGCGACGGAACAACACGATCCGCGCCCGGGTGGCGGCGCCTCGTCGATCGATCCCCGCGGGTACGAGGCGGGACAGTGGCACCGGCCCGTCGGCGACCACTTCGTCGGGCCAGTTCACCGAATCGGGATCGCGCGCCCGGATCTTCGGGACCTCGTCCACGGCGATGTCGAGCTTGGTGAGCCGATCGTGCCAGCGCGCGTCGATCGGCGCGAACGCGCCGAGTACGAGCAGGTCGAACTTCTCGGCGCGGGTCTTCCAGGCCGGCAGGCTCTGCGGGAACAGGGGGCCGCGGATTCCTCTGCCGCGGCGTGCCACGGAACGGGACGACACAGGGCGGGAACGTCGTGCGCGGACCATGCCATGGACACTACGACACGAAAATCCGCCGCCCGTTTCGGTGTGTCCGAATAGTCCTGGAGCGCTCGGCGCGCTACGCTCCCAGTCGTGAGAACACTGCGTCGATGCTGCCGGCCTGGGTGCAAGAACCCTGCTGTTGCGACGCTGACCTACGTGTACTCGGACTCCACCGCCGTGGTCGGCCCCCTGGCGACCGTCGCGGAACCGCACTCGTGGGATCTCTGCGAGATGCACGGTTCACGCATCACGGCCCCCAAGGGATGGGAGCTCGTCCGGTACGAGGGAGCGTTCTCGTCGGCCACCCCCGACGAGGACGATCTGACCGCCCTCGCCGAGGCCGTACGCGAGGCCGGCCTGGGTGAGCGCTCCCGCTCCGACTCGGGCGACGACGATGCCGAGGAGCCCCAACGGGCCGTCGTGCCCCCCACCGCGCGCACCGGCCGACGCGGTCACCTGCGTGTTCTTCCCGATCCCACGTCCTGAGCCGTTCGCACTAGGCTGAGCGGGTGCGATGTCGCGGAGGACGGCATCGCACGAGTCGAGGTTCAGGAGTCAATACAGTGGCGAGAGCTGCCGAGTCGGTGTCAGCGGTCATCAAGGCGTACGACGTCCGGGGAGTCGTCGGGGAGCAGATCGACGAGGAGTTCGTCCGCGAGGTCGGAGCGTCGTTCGCACGTCTGTTGCGCAGCGAGGGCAGCGCCGACCGTGTGGTGATCGGGCACGACATGCGCGCCTCGTCCCCGTCGTTGTCCCAGGCTTTCGCCGACGGGGTCACCGCACAGGGACTCGACGTGGTGCTCATCGGACTCGCGTCCACCGACCAGCTCTACTTCGCGTCGGGTCTGCTCGACGCACCCGGCGCGATGTTCACCGCGAGCCACAACCCCGCGAAGTACAACGGCATCAAGCTCTGCCGCGCCGGTGCCAAGCCCGTCGGACAGGACACCGGTCTGGCGCAGATCTCGGCCGATCTCGTCGAGGGTGTACCCGGATACGACGGCGAGCGTGGCAGCATCACCGAGCGCGACGTCCTCGAGGACTACGC harbors:
- a CDS encoding sugar phosphate nucleotidyltransferase → MTSESAPHTDAVILVGGQGTRLRPLTLSAPKPMLPTAGVPFLTHLLARIREAGIKHVVLGTSFKAEVFEEHFADGSDFGLEIEYVTETEPLGTGGGIRNVLPKLRADNVMVFNGDVLGGTDLGAVLDTHMRTEADVTLHLVRVSDPRAFGCVPTDDDGRVTAFLEKTQDPPTDQINAGCYVFRREIIEQIPEGRPVSVEREVFPALLTEGKKVYGHVDAAYWRDMGTPEDFVRGSADLVRGIAPSPALPPQRGESLVHPGASVAPGALLIGGTVVGRGAEIGAGARLDGAVIFDGARVEAGAVVERSIIGFGVRVGPRALIRDGVIGDGADIGARCELLRGARVWPGVKIPDGGIRFSTDV
- a CDS encoding SGNH/GDSL hydrolase family protein; translation: MSFERYVALGDSFTEGVGDPDPSRPNGLRGWADLVAGELARRSENFAYANLAIRGRLLRPIIDEQLETAVAMRPDLVTIYAGGNNLMRPKLDLDALAAEYEEAVGKLAATGARVLMWTAYDGSWAPVFGILRGRWAVYNELVREIADRHGATIVDFWRFDEYRDLRMWDFDRLHMSAAGHHNMAIRVLDLLGVEHDLGPVEFDEAPVVTRAQERAADRAWMREFLVPWMGRRLRGVSSGDGVTPKYPELGPVRF
- a CDS encoding NUDIX hydrolase — its product is MSARSLHASAIDRLTAWRTDSEDAESLRHTMLAFLDSAPDGCLREHVPGHITASSIVLDADHRNVLLTLHPRVGRWIQLGGHCEASDETVVDAALREATEESGITDLVIDPDLLSAHTHPITCSLGVPTRHLDLRFLVTAPVGARPVRSDESTDLQWWPVDALPQKAEHETIAHMVRLAAARRA
- a CDS encoding coenzyme F420-0:L-glutamate ligase; protein product: MPDAVADPAVRDHAPGGPIEILPVPGLPEFRPGDDLAAAVAQAAPWLTDGDVLVVTSKVVSKVEGRIVAAPTDPDARDALRRRLVNEEAVRVLARKGRTLITENKLGIVQAASGIDGSNVDSAELALLPEDPDASASALRERIGALLGVRVAVVVTDTMGRAWRNGQTDAAIGSSGLPVLHAYAGSHDSQGNELQVTSVAVADEIAAAGDLVKGKLGGVPVAVVRGLDLPDDGSAARALIRSGEDDLFWLGTEEALERGRREALLLRRSVRQFAAEPVDPEDLREAIAEALTAPAPHHTRPVRFVWVRTEQVRRRLLDRMREKWAEDLHGDGLDPVAVERRLARGAILYDAPEVIVPFWVPDGAHHYPDARRTAAEATMFTVAAGAAVQGLLVSLSTRGLGSCWIGSTIFAPEVVREELGLPAEWSPLGAVAVGYPLTEPEPREPADPGDALVEL
- the cofD gene encoding 2-phospho-L-lactate transferase is translated as MNVTVLVGGVGGARFLSGLRRLLDISPGVEPNPDAAHRITAIVNVGDDVWMHGLRICPDLDTCMYTLGGGIDTERGWGRAGETWNAKEELAAYGAIPDWFGLGDRDIATHLIRTQMLRTGYPLSAVTEALCTRWKPGVTLLPVSDDRSETHVVITDPEDGDQRAVHFEEWWVRHRAQVPTHSFAHIGAEEAKPAPGVVEAIENADAVLLAPSNPVVSVGAILAIPGIRGALRTTSAKVVGLSPVIDGKALRGMADACLDVIGVETTAEAVGRYYGARSGTGILDGWLVHSTDRAEVPGVEVRSVPLLMTDTDATADMARVALELAGVTL
- a CDS encoding WhiB family transcriptional regulator, yielding MPVLSLISGFGDPADGEEQWQERALCAQTDPEAFFPEKGGSTREAKRICMGCEVRDECLEYALAHDERFGIWGGLSERERRRLKRGIV
- a CDS encoding metallopeptidase family protein, translating into MVRARRSRPVSSRSVARRGRGIRGPLFPQSLPAWKTRAEKFDLLVLGAFAPIDARWHDRLTKLDIAVDEVPKIRARDPDSVNWPDEVVADGPVPLSRLVPAGIDRRGAATRARIVLFRRPLEVRAKDPDDLTDLVHDVLVHQVATYLGVEPEVVDPTLGEDDED
- a CDS encoding DUF3499 domain-containing protein, giving the protein MRTLRRCCRPGCKNPAVATLTYVYSDSTAVVGPLATVAEPHSWDLCEMHGSRITAPKGWELVRYEGAFSSATPDEDDLTALAEAVREAGLGERSRSDSGDDDAEEPQRAVVPPTARTGRRGHLRVLPDPTS